The following proteins come from a genomic window of Varunaivibrio sulfuroxidans:
- a CDS encoding ABC transporter permease subunit, with amino-acid sequence MAYFTQQLINGLSLGAVYGLIAIGYTMVYGIIGMINFAHGEIFMIGAFLSLITIMLVKSLGVASVPLILLTALGVTMVLTSVYGWALERVAYRPLRNSPRLAALITAIGMSITFQNYVQLAQGPRNKPLQPLIEGGFVIMHRGNFTVMLSYLQIFTIVLTIILMAIFTYVISKTELGRAQRACEQDMKMASLLGVNVDRTIALTFVMGAALASVAGLIFLISYGVIDFYIGFLAGVKAFTAAVLGGIGSLPGAMLGGLLIGLIETFWSGYFTVEYKDVAVFAILVLVLIFRPTGLLGKPDIEKV; translated from the coding sequence ATGGCATATTTTACACAGCAACTCATCAACGGTTTATCCCTGGGCGCGGTTTATGGCTTGATCGCCATCGGCTACACCATGGTTTACGGCATCATCGGAATGATCAACTTCGCCCATGGCGAGATTTTCATGATTGGGGCGTTTTTGTCCTTGATCACGATCATGTTGGTCAAATCCCTTGGCGTGGCGTCCGTCCCCCTGATTCTTTTGACCGCCCTTGGCGTCACCATGGTGCTGACGTCGGTTTACGGTTGGGCCTTGGAGCGGGTCGCCTACCGCCCCCTGCGCAATTCCCCACGGCTCGCCGCTCTGATTACCGCGATCGGAATGTCGATCACTTTTCAGAATTACGTTCAATTGGCGCAAGGGCCGCGCAATAAGCCCTTGCAGCCTTTGATCGAGGGAGGATTTGTGATCATGCATCGTGGGAATTTCACGGTCATGCTCAGTTATCTGCAAATTTTCACGATCGTCCTTACCATCATTTTGATGGCGATCTTCACGTACGTCATCAGCAAGACCGAGTTGGGGCGCGCTCAGCGCGCTTGCGAGCAAGACATGAAGATGGCGTCTCTGTTGGGCGTGAACGTTGACAGGACAATCGCCCTGACCTTTGTGATGGGGGCCGCGCTGGCCTCTGTCGCCGGTCTGATTTTCCTTATCAGCTATGGGGTGATTGATTTTTACATCGGCTTCCTGGCTGGCGTGAAGGCCTTCACGGCGGCGGTATTGGGAGGGATCGGCTCTTTGCCCGGCGCGATGTTGGGCGGGTTATTGATCGGTCTGATCGAAACGTTCTGGTCGGGATATTTCACCGTTGAATACAAAGACGTCGCCGTTTTCGCCATTTTGGTCCTTGTCCTGATTTTCCGGCCTACCGGCTTGCTCGGAAAACCGGACATAGAAAAAGTCTAG
- a CDS encoding DUF6898 family protein, translating into MPSKKNREILFEFQRVGQALRITAIDAQSGTEVVMVGDPRYSQEMLKRMAVRKLEYVLSKK; encoded by the coding sequence ATGCCCAGCAAAAAAAATCGTGAAATATTGTTCGAATTCCAACGCGTCGGCCAAGCGCTCCGCATTACGGCGATAGATGCTCAAAGCGGGACCGAGGTTGTCATGGTTGGCGACCCCCGCTATAGCCAAGAAATGCTTAAACGTATGGCGGTCCGGAAACTTGAATATGTTTTGAGCAAAAAATGA
- the hemB gene encoding porphobilinogen synthase: protein MMMTDPIHGGFPLTRMRRNRHDSWNRRLVSQVRLGIDDLIWPLFVVEGAQICVPVPSMPGVMRRSVDTLLEAVQQAVDLGIPAIALFPCIDDARKSPDAREAYNPDNLVCRAVRAIKERFSDRIGVVCDVALDPFNSDGHDGIVRDGRIINDETLDVLSRQALVQAQAGCDINAPSDMMDGRVRAIREMLDGNGHHDVRIMSYAAKYASAFYGPFRDAVGSGGALKGDKATYQMDPANTDEALHEVALDLHEGADMVMVKPGLPYLDVIHRVKETFRVPTFAYHVSGEYAMLKAATLNGWLENDKVVLETLLAFKRAGADGILTYCALEAAQLIGQKR from the coding sequence ATGATGATGACCGACCCGATCCACGGCGGATTTCCCCTGACCCGCATGCGGCGCAACCGACACGATTCATGGAACCGACGCTTGGTTTCCCAGGTGCGACTGGGGATCGACGATTTGATTTGGCCTTTGTTCGTCGTCGAAGGCGCGCAGATTTGCGTGCCCGTCCCCTCGATGCCGGGCGTTATGCGCCGCTCCGTCGATACGTTGTTGGAGGCGGTTCAACAGGCCGTCGATCTCGGCATTCCCGCCATAGCGCTGTTTCCTTGCATTGACGATGCGCGAAAATCTCCCGACGCCAGGGAAGCCTATAACCCGGACAATCTGGTGTGTCGGGCGGTACGCGCCATTAAGGAACGTTTCTCCGATCGGATCGGGGTCGTTTGCGATGTCGCTCTGGACCCGTTTAACAGCGACGGACACGACGGCATTGTCCGCGATGGGCGAATTATCAACGACGAAACCCTCGACGTCCTCAGCCGTCAGGCCCTGGTGCAGGCTCAGGCGGGGTGCGACATTAACGCCCCATCGGACATGATGGACGGACGCGTGCGCGCGATCCGCGAAATGTTGGACGGCAACGGCCACCATGACGTCCGTATCATGTCCTACGCCGCCAAGTACGCGTCGGCTTTTTACGGCCCATTTAGGGACGCCGTCGGCTCGGGCGGCGCGCTGAAAGGCGATAAAGCCACCTATCAAATGGACCCCGCCAATACCGATGAAGCGCTGCATGAAGTCGCCCTCGACCTTCATGAGGGCGCCGACATGGTGATGGTGAAACCGGGATTGCCCTACCTCGACGTGATCCACCGGGTGAAGGAAACATTTCGCGTACCGACCTTCGCCTATCACGTTAGCGGCGAATACGCCATGTTGAAGGCCGCGACCCTTAACGGTTGGCTGGAGAACGATAAGGTGGTTCTGGAAACCCTTCTCGCCTTCAAGCGTGCGGGCGCGGACGGCATTTTAACCTATTGCGCACTGGAAGCGGCGCAATTGATCGGACAAAAAAGATAA
- a CDS encoding chemotaxis protein CheW produces MVGQAVATTGSTSLESVGGENLEDFVTFVIAGQLFGIPVLKVQDILTPENIASIPLAPPEVRGSINLRGRIVTVIDVRVRLGLQRREIKGRSSANAQKAQDAAVKKKNQDAAEQKKKEDGASEPAKSDGEAVLDTQSMTTSTRAKNELMMGVTVEYKNELYTLLVDSVGDVIGVEKDRYESNPSTLDPIWREYASGVFRLDGNLMVVLDIGRLLNFASEGDA; encoded by the coding sequence ATGGTGGGTCAAGCTGTCGCCACGACGGGGTCAACCTCGCTTGAGAGTGTCGGAGGTGAAAATTTAGAAGATTTTGTCACCTTCGTCATCGCCGGGCAGCTTTTTGGTATTCCGGTGCTTAAGGTTCAAGACATTCTCACTCCAGAAAATATTGCCTCGATTCCTCTCGCGCCGCCTGAAGTGCGTGGGTCGATCAATCTTCGCGGCCGGATCGTGACGGTCATAGATGTGCGCGTGCGATTAGGTTTGCAGCGCCGTGAAATCAAAGGCCGGTCCAGCGCAAACGCGCAGAAAGCTCAAGATGCGGCGGTGAAGAAAAAAAACCAAGACGCCGCGGAGCAGAAGAAAAAAGAAGATGGCGCGTCCGAGCCGGCGAAGAGCGACGGCGAAGCCGTGTTGGACACCCAATCCATGACCACCAGCACCCGGGCCAAGAATGAGTTGATGATGGGGGTTACCGTCGAGTACAAGAACGAGCTTTATACGCTTCTTGTCGATAGCGTGGGTGACGTGATCGGGGTGGAAAAAGACCGTTACGAGAGCAATCCCAGCACGTTGGATCCGATTTGGCGCGAATATGCGAGCGGCGTTTTCCGATTGGATGGAAATTTGATGGTTGTCTTGGATATTGGACGGTTACTCAACTTCGCGTCCGAGGGCGACGCCTGA
- a CDS encoding alpha/beta fold hydrolase: MAYVLWPGFNVSGCCVCVHGLTRNARDFDILAQALGADYAAVACPDIVGRGCSDRLERPEDYGYPQYMADMAALIARLGVERVDWVGTSMGGLIGMMLAAQPGSPIRRLVLNDIGAVIPGKALERLAEYVGKAPFFESMQEVETYLRRVHGSFGTLDDAQWAHLARHSARRGDDGRWTLNYDPAIAQGFVRNGEGRFDDVDLWALWDRVRCPTLILRGERSDILSADCAREMVARNACAQWVEIPNTGHAPALMAAEQIATVRAWLKK, translated from the coding sequence GTGGCCTATGTGCTTTGGCCGGGCTTCAACGTTTCGGGGTGTTGCGTTTGCGTGCATGGCCTGACCAGAAACGCCCGCGATTTCGACATTCTCGCACAGGCCCTCGGCGCGGATTACGCGGCTGTCGCTTGCCCCGACATCGTCGGTCGGGGGTGCAGCGACCGGTTAGAGCGCCCCGAGGACTATGGCTACCCCCAGTACATGGCCGACATGGCGGCCTTGATTGCGCGTCTGGGGGTAGAGCGGGTCGATTGGGTGGGCACCTCCATGGGGGGATTGATCGGCATGATGTTGGCGGCCCAACCGGGCAGTCCGATCCGGCGTTTGGTGTTGAACGATATCGGCGCGGTTATTCCGGGCAAGGCCCTGGAACGTTTGGCCGAGTACGTCGGTAAGGCGCCGTTTTTCGAATCCATGCAGGAGGTCGAGACATACCTGCGTCGCGTCCACGGCTCGTTCGGAACGCTTGATGACGCGCAGTGGGCGCATCTCGCCCGCCACAGCGCCCGACGGGGCGACGATGGAAGATGGACCCTAAACTACGATCCGGCGATCGCCCAAGGCTTCGTGCGCAACGGCGAGGGGCGGTTCGACGATGTCGATTTGTGGGCGTTATGGGACCGGGTGCGTTGCCCGACGTTGATCCTTAGGGGCGAGCGCTCGGATATTCTCAGCGCCGATTGCGCCCGTGAAATGGTGGCGCGCAACGCCTGCGCCCAGTGGGTGGAAATCCCCAATACCGGCCACGCCCCGGCCTTGATGGCGGCGGAGCAAATCGCCACCGTTCGCGCATGGTTGAAGAAATAG
- a CDS encoding BON domain-containing protein, translating to MYARAKFVAALPRHIPVLVLALFLGACGTQGVVVQAVQAPFENRLAEQQVVDAKIKTALLERLAKIDKMLLIDVTVDVWKREVLLTGALESPSLRAKVLAAAHADARTKKIYDEIQIVSAARHQDRRDMMDKAKAGAARVGDALNDVWIETKIKGQLVAAKDVGSINYRWRSVFGVVSIIGEARTPQERRTVESIIRHVEGVRKLNAFISIASH from the coding sequence ATGTACGCGCGCGCCAAATTCGTGGCGGCCCTTCCCCGCCACATCCCGGTCTTGGTCTTGGCCCTTTTCCTCGGAGCCTGCGGAACGCAAGGGGTGGTCGTTCAGGCGGTGCAGGCCCCGTTTGAAAACCGTCTGGCCGAACAACAGGTTGTCGATGCCAAAATCAAGACGGCGCTGCTCGAACGTCTCGCCAAGATCGACAAAATGCTCCTGATCGACGTTACGGTCGATGTTTGGAAACGCGAGGTTTTGCTCACTGGCGCGTTGGAAAGTCCGTCTCTGCGCGCCAAAGTCCTTGCGGCGGCCCACGCCGACGCCAGAACCAAAAAAATATATGATGAAATCCAGATTGTCAGCGCCGCGCGCCATCAAGACCGCCGCGATATGATGGACAAAGCGAAAGCAGGCGCAGCACGTGTCGGCGACGCCCTGAATGACGTCTGGATTGAAACCAAAATCAAGGGGCAATTGGTCGCGGCGAAGGACGTCGGCTCCATCAATTACCGCTGGCGTTCGGTATTCGGCGTGGTCTCGATCATCGGCGAGGCGCGCACCCCCCAGGAACGACGAACCGTGGAATCGATTATCCGCCATGTCGAAGGCGTGCGTAAACTTAACGCCTTCATCTCCATCGCTTCCCATTGA
- a CDS encoding threonine ammonia-lyase produces the protein MSITVEHIERAHARIASDILRTPCIPSPSLSALSGTEVVLKLENFQHTGSFKPRGALNKLLSLSDQERARGVVAASAGNHAQGVAYHAQRLGIPALIAMPKGTPFTKVGRTESLGAEIILIGDDLNEARDHALKIAARQDRVFVHPYDDEHVIAGQGSIGLEIVHDTPFPLDVVIVPIGGGGLIAGIAIALKAHWPNVEIIGAEAALYPSMFNALRGNAPDQPRGGGQTVAEGIAVKAPGEITRKIIKTHVSDIVLADEAALENAIQVYLETQRIVVEGAGAASLAVLLGDPDRFKGRRVGLVVSGGNIDSRVLASVLMRGLVRAGRLVRLRVKIFDAPGALATVATLIGETGANIVEVYHQRLFSDVPIKQAEMDVVVETVDKIHVRTLLDKLNAAGFATRLMSDTSIETASG, from the coding sequence ATGAGCATTACGGTCGAACATATTGAGCGCGCCCACGCGCGCATCGCCTCGGACATCCTGCGCACGCCGTGCATCCCATCCCCTTCCCTGAGCGCCCTGAGCGGGACCGAAGTCGTGCTCAAGCTGGAAAATTTTCAGCACACCGGATCGTTCAAGCCACGCGGCGCGTTGAACAAGCTCCTCAGCCTAAGCGATCAGGAACGCGCCCGCGGGGTGGTCGCGGCGTCTGCCGGAAACCACGCCCAAGGCGTCGCCTATCATGCTCAAAGATTGGGCATTCCCGCCCTGATCGCCATGCCCAAGGGAACGCCGTTCACCAAGGTCGGGCGCACCGAATCCCTCGGCGCCGAAATTATCTTGATCGGCGACGACCTGAACGAAGCGCGCGATCACGCCCTGAAAATCGCGGCCCGGCAGGATCGTGTCTTCGTACACCCTTACGACGACGAACACGTCATCGCCGGACAGGGGTCGATCGGCCTTGAAATCGTTCACGACACCCCCTTTCCCCTCGATGTGGTCATCGTGCCGATCGGTGGCGGCGGCCTGATCGCGGGCATCGCCATCGCCCTTAAGGCGCATTGGCCGAACGTCGAAATTATCGGCGCCGAGGCGGCGCTTTACCCATCCATGTTCAACGCGCTGCGGGGGAACGCGCCCGACCAACCGAGGGGGGGCGGACAAACCGTGGCCGAAGGCATCGCCGTCAAGGCCCCTGGCGAGATCACCCGCAAGATCATCAAAACGCATGTCTCGGATATTGTGCTCGCCGATGAAGCCGCCCTTGAAAATGCCATCCAGGTTTACCTGGAAACCCAGCGCATTGTCGTTGAGGGGGCCGGCGCCGCGTCCCTTGCTGTCTTGCTCGGCGATCCCGACCGCTTCAAGGGACGGCGCGTCGGGTTGGTCGTCTCGGGGGGAAACATCGATTCTCGGGTCCTGGCGTCCGTTCTCATGCGCGGATTGGTGCGCGCGGGACGCTTGGTCCGTCTCAGAGTGAAAATTTTCGACGCCCCCGGCGCGCTCGCCACCGTCGCCACACTGATCGGCGAAACCGGCGCCAACATCGTCGAAGTATACCATCAGCGTCTATTTTCAGATGTCCCCATTAAGCAGGCGGAGATGGATGTCGTCGTCGAAACCGTGGATAAAATTCACGTCCGTACACTTTTGGACAAACTCAACGCCGCCGGATTCGCTACCCGCTTGATGAGCGACACCTCCATCGAAACCGCGTCGGGATAA
- a CDS encoding class I SAM-dependent methyltransferase, producing MARRDDAIGRDRLVKGRIGALARFLVALILGGGVSFLLFWLGKRFSVIAIPIPILVLTQGFAAALFSRLFALEWWWSAIQLLLPIFVFGISAFPLPGWIFPLIIVVWVLVFWNSVFGRVPLFLTNATTAKALAQYIAPYRDARVLDAGHGFAGVLLALSKHRPDVHFVGCETAPFPFIVSWVRLHMIFRRPNVELRYRNFWDVNFRDFDVVYAFLSPTPMRALHEKANEEMRPGSILISNSFAVEGVTPDETFCVDDRRKTRLLIWRM from the coding sequence ATGGCGCGACGCGATGATGCTATTGGACGCGACCGGCTCGTGAAAGGCCGCATCGGGGCGCTGGCGCGGTTCTTGGTCGCTCTCATTTTGGGGGGCGGGGTTTCTTTTTTGCTCTTTTGGCTGGGTAAACGCTTTTCCGTGATTGCGATTCCCATCCCTATCTTGGTGTTGACGCAAGGATTCGCGGCGGCGCTTTTCAGCCGCCTGTTCGCCCTAGAGTGGTGGTGGAGCGCGATACAGCTTTTGCTGCCGATTTTTGTTTTTGGGATCAGCGCCTTTCCCCTGCCGGGGTGGATTTTTCCGCTAATTATCGTGGTTTGGGTGCTGGTTTTTTGGAACAGTGTTTTCGGTCGGGTTCCTTTGTTTCTCACCAACGCGACGACGGCGAAGGCTCTTGCGCAATATATCGCCCCCTACCGCGATGCGCGCGTGCTCGATGCGGGTCACGGTTTCGCCGGGGTTTTGCTTGCGCTCTCGAAGCACCGGCCCGACGTTCACTTCGTAGGGTGCGAAACCGCCCCGTTTCCGTTCATCGTGTCCTGGGTGCGGTTACACATGATTTTCCGAAGACCCAACGTCGAACTGCGATATCGGAATTTCTGGGATGTGAATTTTCGCGATTTCGACGTTGTTTACGCCTTTCTGTCTCCGACGCCGATGCGCGCACTGCATGAGAAGGCGAACGAGGAAATGCGTCCCGGAAGTATTTTGATCAGCAATTCGTTCGCCGTCGAAGGGGTTACGCCCGACGAAACGTTTTGCGTCGATGATCGGCGCAAGACCCGCCTGCTTATTTGGCGGATGTGA
- a CDS encoding flavin reductase family protein, with product MRAVRGVDVATPIEFTSGFEFVNVDQATFRNALSNFASGVTVVSACDENAHPYAMTVSAFTSLSLDPPLILVCIGQNSARAEKFSQARFFAVNVLSAGQVALSDRFARTQGIDFDGVDYDLWDHGAPILRGAVATLECERSKMHEEGDHYIMIGRVLRAQFDESRRPLLHFRREYGKIG from the coding sequence ATGAGAGCCGTGCGTGGCGTCGATGTCGCCACGCCCATTGAATTTACGTCGGGATTTGAATTCGTGAATGTTGATCAAGCGACTTTTCGCAATGCGCTAAGCAATTTCGCCAGTGGCGTCACCGTTGTTAGCGCGTGCGATGAAAATGCCCACCCCTATGCGATGACCGTCAGTGCGTTTACATCACTTTCTCTTGATCCGCCATTGATTTTGGTGTGTATCGGGCAGAATTCCGCGCGTGCGGAGAAATTTTCCCAAGCGCGTTTTTTTGCCGTGAATGTCCTCAGCGCCGGTCAAGTGGCCCTGTCCGACCGTTTCGCGCGCACTCAAGGGATAGACTTCGACGGTGTCGATTATGATCTGTGGGACCATGGCGCCCCAATTTTGAGGGGGGCGGTCGCCACTTTGGAATGTGAGCGCAGTAAAATGCATGAGGAAGGCGACCACTACATCATGATCGGGCGGGTCTTGCGCGCCCAATTTGACGAGAGCCGCCGCCCTTTGCTTCATTTTCGCCGCGAATACGGGAAGATCGGGTAA
- the motA gene encoding flagellar motor stator protein MotA, which yields MLFIVGIVVVIGAVIGGFMGAGGHLVVLWQPLEFVIIFGAAIGAFLISNPKSVITGTLKSLGKLIKGPKYGRDDYMELLSVLYTVFKLAKSKGDLALESHVENPDDSSIFQQYPGFHSDHHAVEFLCDYLRMLTLGTSNPHEVGDIMDLELESHHEEHHNITSAVTTLADGTPALGIVAAVLGIIHTMGSITEPPEILGHLIGAALVGTFSGILFSYGFFGPMAGSLTHTFNSESQYLTCIRAGIIAHMQGYAPQVSIEFARKTLGSDVRPTFAELEDSVQNAGDAG from the coding sequence ATGCTATTTATCGTTGGTATAGTCGTGGTTATCGGTGCCGTTATCGGCGGCTTCATGGGGGCCGGCGGGCACCTCGTCGTTCTCTGGCAACCACTGGAATTCGTCATCATTTTCGGTGCCGCGATTGGCGCCTTTCTTATATCCAACCCCAAAAGCGTCATTACCGGCACACTAAAATCCTTGGGAAAGCTAATCAAGGGTCCAAAATACGGTCGCGACGATTATATGGAACTGCTCTCCGTGCTCTACACGGTCTTCAAGCTGGCCAAAAGCAAGGGAGACCTGGCTCTTGAGTCTCACGTCGAAAACCCGGACGACAGCTCTATTTTTCAACAATACCCGGGCTTTCACAGTGATCATCATGCCGTCGAATTTCTCTGCGATTACCTAAGAATGCTCACGCTAGGAACATCCAATCCCCACGAGGTCGGCGACATCATGGATTTGGAGCTCGAATCCCATCACGAGGAACACCACAACATCACTTCGGCGGTCACGACCCTCGCCGATGGAACGCCCGCGCTGGGCATCGTCGCCGCGGTTTTGGGCATTATCCATACCATGGGCTCGATCACGGAACCCCCTGAAATCCTGGGTCATCTAATCGGCGCGGCCCTTGTTGGAACCTTCAGTGGTATTCTGTTTTCCTATGGTTTTTTTGGACCTATGGCGGGATCCCTGACCCATACGTTCAACTCGGAAAGCCAATATTTGACCTGCATTCGCGCCGGAATTATCGCGCACATGCAAGGATACGCCCCGCAGGTTTCCATTGAATTCGCCCGCAAGACACTGGGTTCCGACGTACGCCCGACATTCGCCGAACTCGAAGATTCCGTGCAAAACGCGGGGGACGCCGGCTAA